In a single window of the Streptomyces sp. CGMCC 4.7035 genome:
- a CDS encoding TIR-like protein FxsC, producing the protein MSDTRPYFFLSYAHTPAWGPNRGDPDHWVYVLYKDLCDNIMHLTDLPAGASAGFMDREMHSGDGWPEKLAEHLAICRVFVPLFSPRYFTSEMCGREWYAFNERILRARAAGAGSLPAIVPALWAHVDYDQLPDSVRHIHVDHAAFGARYADEGIYSLIKLNRLRDEYEETVMQLARRIVQVAHDSPLPPAQPRRYENTPSAFKPRGEGPRSIHLTVAAPTRHTIPEHRDPRPYGEHAHDWNPYPGESTRSLPTLAEELVRSLDYRVTVASFDDEDTGPEPLASAEEDKPPGRPGILLVDPWALGDEERCHRLSVFDTNTRPWINAIVPWDRTDRQCQSEEGKQLTDKLERTLPLTLDRGRRTDCRIAVNGVPTLTAFTDVLPKVVAHATKQFFKHATPHPVAGPHVPRPRLTGPMPSTLPQARDTTMEEKHDGGS; encoded by the coding sequence ATGTCCGACACCAGGCCCTACTTCTTCCTGAGTTACGCCCACACACCGGCATGGGGTCCCAACCGCGGCGACCCCGACCACTGGGTGTATGTCCTCTACAAGGACCTGTGCGACAACATCATGCACCTCACGGACCTGCCCGCCGGCGCCTCCGCGGGCTTCATGGACCGGGAGATGCACTCCGGCGACGGCTGGCCCGAGAAGCTCGCCGAGCACCTCGCGATCTGCCGGGTCTTCGTCCCGCTGTTCTCGCCGCGCTACTTCACCAGCGAGATGTGCGGCCGCGAGTGGTACGCCTTCAACGAGCGGATCCTGCGCGCCCGGGCCGCCGGCGCCGGCAGCCTCCCCGCCATCGTCCCGGCCCTGTGGGCACATGTGGACTACGACCAGCTCCCGGATTCCGTACGGCACATACACGTCGACCACGCCGCCTTCGGAGCACGCTACGCGGACGAGGGGATCTACAGCCTGATCAAGCTGAACCGGCTGCGCGACGAGTACGAGGAGACCGTGATGCAGCTGGCCCGGCGCATCGTCCAGGTCGCCCACGACTCCCCGCTGCCGCCCGCCCAGCCGCGCCGCTACGAGAACACGCCCAGCGCCTTCAAACCGCGCGGCGAGGGCCCCCGCAGCATCCACCTCACGGTCGCCGCGCCCACCCGGCACACCATTCCCGAGCACCGCGACCCCCGCCCCTACGGCGAGCACGCCCACGACTGGAACCCCTATCCGGGGGAGTCCACCCGCTCGCTGCCGACGCTCGCCGAGGAACTCGTGCGCTCCCTCGACTACCGCGTCACCGTCGCCTCCTTCGACGACGAGGACACCGGCCCCGAACCCCTCGCCTCCGCCGAGGAGGACAAGCCGCCGGGCCGCCCCGGCATCCTCCTCGTCGACCCCTGGGCCCTCGGCGACGAGGAACGGTGTCACAGACTCTCCGTCTTCGACACCAACACCCGGCCCTGGATCAACGCCATCGTCCCCTGGGACCGCACCGACCGGCAGTGCCAGAGCGAGGAGGGCAAGCAGCTCACCGACAAGCTGGAGCGGACCCTGCCGCTCACCCTGGACCGGGGCCGCCGTACCGACTGCCGGATCGCCGTCAACGGCGTACCCACCCTCACGGCCTTCACCGATGTGCTGCCCAAGGTCGTGGCGCACGCCACCAAGCAGTTCTTCAAGCACGCGACACCGCACCCGGTCGCCGGGCCGCACGTCCCAAGGCCCCGTCTGACGGGACCGATGCCCTCGACACTCCCGCAGGCGCGGGACACCACGATGGAGGAGAAGCATGACGGCGGCTCCTGA